TCGgtttcatttggcatatgtgtgtgtgtgtgtgtagctggtGTCAATCTGAACAGCCTTAGACCTCTGTTTAAACTGTGCAAAGGTGTCTGCTCTGTCCAGTGTGATGTGTACGAAACTATCGCTACCTATAGTCTGCGGTCACGCTCTTCTGGCTTGTCTAGAGAGTCACCATTGACCGTCtcattgtgtaaaaaaaacaaacatccgAGACCTTAAGTGAGTTTTAATCAGGTGTCCGGTCGTGTCTTGTCTTCTTACACCATAAAGGTGATCGATTAAATGTGTAGCTGGTGATGTAAATGTATGGCGTGCAGTCATTGCGTCGTATAATTGAGATAttatgtgtctatctatctatatacatgtgtatatatagatttatatatatacaaacgTACAGAATGTATGCAATAAATGCTTTTGAATACGATATCTGTCTGAGTTTTTGATCATTTAGGAGTTGGGAGTGGTAACAACtgactatacacacacactacctgacaaaagttgtcgcttatccacgttttaggaacaacagatactaacttgacttctagttgatcatttggtatcagaagtgtcttatatgaaaggcaaaatcCTCTAGATTACGcatatttgagcacaatataatatgatcatgccttgattttgaatgatttcattaggacagtaaggtctgactctgctcagacactgaacagaaataatgtctagtatagaatataaagtcatgatgcagaggaaacagaatgaatattacgcctcctccttcatcttaccccagacatgctcaataatgttcaggactggtgactgggttggccaatcctggagcaccttgacctcctttgcttgcaggagctttgatgtggaggctgaagtatgagaaggagcgctatcctgctgaaaaatcctgcactctcctgtggtttgtaatgtaatgggcagcacaaatgactTGATTTCTCAGGCTTatgatgttgcagatctctcgtaTGCTCCtttactgaatggaaccccaaacaaTGACTTTTTCTTCccaaaacttgactgatttctgtgagaatcttggctccatgctggttccagtaggtcttctgcagtattggtgatgattgggatgcggTTCAACAGATGAtacatcagaaaaatccaccttctgacacttttccaaatgatcaactagaagtcgagttattatataattatacatatatctacatatatctacatatatatatgtgtatttatatatatatatatatatatatatatatatatatatatatatatatatatatatatatatatatatatatgtgtatttatatatatatatatatatatatatatatatatatatatatatatatatatatatatatatatatatatatgtatatatatatatatatatatatatatatgtagatgtgtatttatatatatatatgtgtatttatatatgtgtatttatatatatatacatatatatatatacatatatatttatatatatatatatatatatatatatatatatatatatatatatatatatatatatatatatatatatatatatatatatgtatatatgtatgtgtatttatatatatatacatatatatatacatatatacatatatacacatacatacatacatacatatatatatatataaatacacatacatatatatatatatatatatatatatatatatatatatatatatatatatatatatatatatatatatatatatatatatatatatatatatatatatatatatatatatgtatatatatatatatatatatatatatatatatatatatatatatatataaatacacacatatatatatatatatatatatatatacatatatatatataaatacacatatatatatatatatatatatatacatatatatatatataaatacacatatataaatacacatatatatatatataaatacacatatacatatatatatatatatctatataattatatacatttatatacatatatatatatttatatatatatatatttatatacatatatatttatatatatatatatttatatacatataaatacacatacacacacatatatatattatatatatatatatacatatcgaAAGGTAAAAatgtgtacctaaaaggtccatattaatacctcaatggtacatattagtacctacaaagtacaaaagtgttcctcttaaaagtTTTAGGTACTATTATATAggtttgaggtaccaatatggaccctccaggtacaaatgtgtaccttttgaaaaggtaccaccccagtgacaactcgccttcatttctgagagtgtgtataCAAGAATGTGTATGTATACCTTGTATTCCTTAAATtgtgaggaccaaatgtccccacaaggatAGCAacaccagtaaattttgaccttgtggccACAATATTAGGTCCACTTAaagaaaatggctcataaatcatgctgaatgcagatttttttcctttgagagttgggtttaggggacgCATCGGGTTAAGAGGACAGAATAtccagtctgtacagtataaaactcaatacgtctatgggaagtccccgtAAAGATagctgtataagtgtgtgtgtgtgtgtgtgtttgagtgtgtcaaCAAGAGCACAAAAAAAGAGAACCCAGAAGACGTGGAGCCTAAAAATAACCCCCATGACGACACTATTGCATTCTCCGGTGAAGTCAGACGTGTCAGCAGTCTCCGATGTGAAATATGTGCTGGAAAACCAGATAAACGACGCGTCTTGTGTGTTTAATGCAGAGTGCTGCACTGCAGTAAATCTGGCCGATGTGCGCTTCATGATGCAATCACACACCAGTGCACAATACCAATGaaggcgcgcacacacacatctgtcaGTTCTACTCCATTTCCATTGGTGGTGGTGTGACAAGCGGCTAATAATAGCACCCAACGGTCTGACCCAACAGCCCCGGGGGCTTCAGTGTTCGTCTTGAAGGGCACCTCGTGAGTCTCCTGCCCATCTTCATCGCTCCGGCTCTTTTAAATAGAGCGCAGGGGTTATATAACGGCCTGGTGCATTCATGAATGAGAGCGGGGGAGGGGTGCTACATTCATACTGTAAGACTGCACCTCTCCTCAGCTGTCCTTCTGCGAGCAGATAAACGCTGCTCATCTGCGGGGATTCATAAAAACCCGACCCGCAACCGTGAATCCCCCAAGAGCGCCTACACGCCTGCGTTCACAATGAAATGAGCCCCGCGCGGAGAATGCTTGAAAATGAGGAGCGGAGATGTGGAGTACACTAGCGACTGTTGCTAGGCAAAAAGCAGAGAGCCCACATCAGCAGGTTTTAGCGCATGAGAATTACCCGGTCGGGTTGAACCTTATCGTACTTTGTTGAAGGTCATTTAACGGACTGGTAATACCTCTATGGTTCTTGAAGATGGCCATGGGAAGATGACGGAGCTTATTTTGGTGATGTGGAGCACTTGATGTTGGTCTGACCTTGAATTAAATTCAACGCATTTAGAGAGattatagagagagagaaatcggccaaaaatgacaattctgacaaccatcgacttccatagtaggaaaaagaaaCACTATGGAGGAGGTCAATGGTGTCAGATTTCTTCAGTATATCCGACacagtctcacggcaattcgtaactttttgatttagtggctaattcgtacaaactaattcgtacaatttagtacgatttgctcatccgccaataacggttgggtttaggggtggggttaggggccacgcctcctttttaaaaatcgtacaatttcgtacgactaaactcgtacgaattcgtacgaattagccactaaactgtcaaaacgtaaaatacttacgttttctcgtgagatcaggctggtatatcctcttcagtgttcaacagaataaagaaacacgtGAAGATTTCATAACActcgagggcgagtaaatagaGGGTAACTTAAATTTTTAGCTATACATCTAGCGTGTTCTTACAtgtcaataaataaaactaaactattcAGCTTTTGTGTCATTTAAGTATACATTTTTCTGTACGGTTTTCTAGTATCTGAACATATACTGCATCTGCTTTGGGTAGTATCTTTTTTATAATGTACAAACGACGACAAAAACGTAAAAATCAATGGGCTCTGTggacagctagagttttaaagccgacGATAAACGcttaatgtgactgttttcaatttcacaaggttgtttttacagcatcgaagTACAATGCatccagttaaatagacttaagcattcatttagttgttcaagcgttaAATGATATGAACGACCGTTATAAGCAAATTGATCTCACGGcatttcgtaactttttgatttagtggctaattcgtacggattcgtacgatctaattcgtacaatttagtacgatttgctcatcacccaatgacggttgggtttaggggtggggttaggtgccacgcctcctttttaaaatcgtacaatttcgtacgactgaactcgtacgaattagccactaaactgtcaaaacgtaaaatacttacgttttctcgtgagatcaggctggtatatcTTCAGTATCAGTATCAACActcgagggcgagtaaatagaGGGTAAATGAAATTTTTAgctatacatgtatatatatatatatatatatacactgattaTTGATTACTGAATTTGGCAtctacaacatgaaagcatggatccatcctgccttgtatcaatggttcaggctggtggtgtaatggtgtgggggtattttcttgccacactttgtgtccattagtaccaattgagcatcaagtCAACGCCACAGTcgacctgagtgttgttgctgaccatgtccatccctttatgaccacagtgtacccattgcCAGGAAGGCACGAATGTTAAGAAGAGAGAAAAAGATTCGATCTACATGGACTGCAAGCTGTAAAATATTTATCAAGTTAAACGGAACACCAGAGCAAGCTAAAATCCTTATTATCAGGGACCCGGAGGAGTTGGAGAAATACtagcaaaattatataaatgtcAACCAAATATGCAGTATGCCAACTACGATTATGCCTATTGAACACCAGCAGTCGTTTATGATAGAAAGAGATAACTTTGTATATACAGAACATAAAATGCAAGACACGGAGGGTAATATTGATCCCGAAAATAACCTTCTTATTACTATTAaacttaattgtaaatattatacAGATCAACAGCTTAACACAACTTTTCAATCGAAGAATAATATTTCAATTGTATAATAGCAGAAGCTTATATGCCAACTTCCACAGTATAAAAGAATATGTGAAACAATCTAAgaagtattttaatattatagCGATATCAGAAACATGGATTCATGATAAAAAAGGCATGGAGTTTGAGATAGAAGGGTGTGAACTAAATTGTAATAATAGAGATAACAGAAGTGGAGGAGGTGTGGCGATGTATGTGGATAAGAGTCTGAATTATAAGGTGTTGAATAGTATGACTGTTGCTATTGATGATCTATTGGAATGCATTACTGTGGAAATATGTATGGAAAGGAGAAAGAATATTGTAATGCGTTGTGTTTACAGAACTCCTGGATCAGATGTTGGACTGTTTCGTGAATGGATGGAAAAATTGTTCGCAAAATcctcaccaaaaaaaaacaggtttataTGTGGAGATTACAATATTGATTTGCTCAATCCAAAAaggcacaaaaaaaaacagaagacgATTCAGAAAAAAGCAATTACCGTATTTTCTGCACTATATGGCGCAACGGATTATTAGACGCAGTCTCAATTACGGGGTCTAGTTCTGTACTTTACCCATACATAAGGCGCACCGTGTTATAAGGCGCACACTGAAACATACAGTCTACAAAAAAAGGTAATGGAAGCAAAACAGTTAACATAGTTGAGTTGAACTTTATTGCACTATTTAACAATCCACTCACGTTATTTTTTAATCAGTCTTCTCCCACAAATCCATCAAAGTCCTCATCTACTGTGTCTGAATTGAACAGCTGGGCAGTTTCGCCATTAAACATGCCGTCTCATCGTCGGAGTCAGTCTCGTTGCCGTGTGGCTGTTCAGCAATGATGCCGGCTTTCGCGAAAGCTCGGACAACAGTTAAAGCAGATACCTTCGCCCAGGCATCCACAATTCATTCACATATGGTGGCGTAACTCACCGGGCGAGTAAAAGTGTGTTCGCCGTCTGTCATCTATTGCTCCCGCGCCGCTCGCAACTTCACTTTGAACGCCCTGTTTACACCAGTATTCAGCCGTTGGAGTTCTTTTGTTAGTCCTCCCGGAATGACCGCAAGCTCCGTGTTCATTTGCTTCACTTGGTTTTTCACAGTAGCGGTGTGATGGGCGCGCATGGATCGCAGATCAATAGGGTCACACAACAACTTTTTTACAGATTTTGGAACTCAGCGCACACATAAGGCGCACTGGATTATTAGGCGCACGGCCATTTTTTGACAAAATTTAAGGCTTTCAGGTGCGCCTTATAGTGCGAAAAATACGGTAGATTCatagaaaatgtggggtatttggagcgCACAGAtcctttaatttttaaattaaagatacttcagttcaatgatttggttaaatttaaaacaatttatgtTTGAAGCTAGGAATAAGCTACTTCCAAAATGCATCCAAACGTTTTTCGAAGAACGAcgagggggatataatctgagagaagaactccattttaggaggttgaaaacaagaacaactttttctgtggtgtaaaactatggaacagtctagatctgACTCCTAAACAATCTcaggataataatcaatttaaaaagttgtataaatatatattattaaaggaatataacgatgaaggtgattgaaaaggtaTGAAAAGAGAAAGGTAGgatgacattttaattaatggctatttgcagtactaggtgttttgttgttgttgtttttttctctggTTTTATGTTACAAGGTATACGGGTCCAAAATGGAAGCAAACATATAGTTAGTCGGATATGCCAAAAGgatagaatgtgttcatgtgaaaggaagagataagtaaaggaaGAGAATACGTTTAGGTAacagacgaatgatgtatgtggtaatagggtgggaaaataataagcttgtgcttcatcccactccattttcgaccatgttgaaatgtattcttttgttaatcatattttatgtatgatactttgttcgaaaataaatcaaatcaaatcaaatcttctgatggctactttcagcaggataacgcaccatgtcataaagcgtgaatcatctcagacgggtttcatgaacatgacaatgagttcactgtgctcaaatggcctccacagtcaccagaactcaatccaatagagcacctttgggatgtggtggaacgggagattgacgtcatggatgtgcagacgacaaatctgcaaggatctctgaggaatatttccagtaccttgttgaatctatgccatgaaggatgaAGGCAATTCCTATAaattcatatgtatatatatattataattgggttcatgtttgacccaatgttgggttacaacaacccagcatgtttcagtctcatctcccattccctttaagagtgagtTGCAGTCACACAATGGCACATTTGCTACTTACATGGCAGACTCTGAAAGCAGAaaaactgagtgcttcacttcgcTACTTGTGCACAAGGTTAAAAAACATCAACAGAGTGAGCTGGATTCCACCAAAAGACCCCTGAGGAGGAGAAGACGTGGTGACATCTTAAaatttttttgattttatttaaaagattacatttttcacatataaagatgtttgtgtgctgctgtgcatccctgtgtgtgtaataagcaacataTATGCGTGTTTTTGCGCCACTGACTTTAGATGGACAACGGCGAGGTCTAGTTCAGTTGCCTCAAACTAGCAACACATCAACAATGCACTGTATGACATCTTCCtctcagaccagcacacccatgggtGCAaaacgcatttgctatttaagcaccgtggtgcaaaatgtgaaaatggcGCCTGCGCCAGGACAAAGCTAGCAAAAAACACATGCCCCGATGCATCAGTTGTATGATAGGCtccataatattaatttatttacatttctccAGTCTGTACACATTGAATAAACATGAAGTCTTCTCAGTGTGtattataaaactatacatttttgttaaatcaattcaatttaaatacgAATAGTTTAAATGACGAGTACTGCGcttaataatgtattaaatgaACAACGGGAGAAAGGAAAAGCAAAcgtctgtttttcttttctcccATTGTTCATTCAATAAATTATTAAGTGCGAACCGTCTTTGGTACTCGTCACGTGAAGTAATTCGGTCACAGTACCAAACTTGCCAGGAAGAGCGAGGTGATTTGATTGAATAATAATCGTTTAGACTAAATAAAACCCAATCCACttcaaatctaataataataataataataataatattaaaaaaatctaataaataatgcaagaaatgtaaaaaatctgcTTGTTTTACGTGCGTTAAATTGCGCGATTAAATCAGTCCGCACAAGCTAATCTATTTGATGTCCATCTCTCTACGAAAGACGCCGGGATGACAGAGAGAACAGCGTTCGAATCAGAATTTCTCCTTCAGATTGGAGTGTCTCCCATCAGATGTGTGGAAAAGGACATTTGGCAACATGCTGGAGTCTGTCTGCATTGCGCATTACACATccactcactcacccactcactctctcactcaccctccctccctctctctctctctctctctgtttgtgtcTCTGCTGTTCTGCTGCATGGGCTTGAGGAGCACTGCAAGTTTGCTGTTGTCTGACGGCAGTAGGGATGTGTACCGCGGATGTTTTATATTCTCGCCGTGCGAATGCGAGGCTGTAATATGAGGCTCCGAGATCTATTTTAATAACGCacaggaggtttttttttttttttgctccttgCGCAGATCTTTCCTCCACAGCTCCTCAAGCTGACTGCCCACGTAAGTACAAAGACATTTTAGAACTGGCATCGGTCTCATTTGCCATCTTATAACTGCATTACTGTGTGCTGAGGGTGTAAAAAAGGGTTAATTCTTATTTCATTAGCATGGCTGTAATATGtgtaaacatttttacataacAGAGATGTGCttcataattatatatacacGTTGCGTAGTGTttatattgattcatttattgggGAATTGGTGTAATGATGATCGTTATTGGCTCGTCATTGAAACGAACAGTGATGTTTCTTTTCAAGACGCACCATAATGTCAGTCCATGTCATTTATTTGTGTACACGTTCACTAGATAGACGTTCTGTTCTGACTGCTCCTGTAGGGTTACACTCTCTTTTAGGACGCTGCTTCGGACTATTCAGTTTTATATCGCCCAACCAGATCTGATTTGATCCTTGGAATCGTGTCTGGATATTATAATTCTGATCTAGAGCAGAGTTTTATATGAATTGTGTCGGAATATCTCTCAAGTGGACCGTTTAGGATTGAAATCGGATTTTAATGTCGTCTTATAGGGACTTGTGTGCTAAAAGACTGCTTCTTGAAAGGAGGAATACGATTCAGAATATCCACAAGGAtctatttaggatttttttttgtagGAAATAATgatgaaggcaaaattatttgccgtgaaaataaaattgtaattatttattaagtgctagagttagtagagattattttattttagagagacCTCTTTTAACATAgtagttcacacttagctgatgattgattataaagcttgtcctgggagagagccttgagctcataagatcctcgagcccggggctccctcccgttagcaggacgagaggggagtttgagctaagGTAGATCTAGAGAACtctcctgctgtagtagctaatgaacagatagggatGGCTcttacttactaggagcatgtcaaTGTTGCTGATATGGATTAGTCAGTTAGCTTAAGTTGCaagtttttggacggtgggaggaacccgggggaaacccacgtgagcacggggagaacgtgtaaactccgcacagaaatgtctgctggcttggtaaggactagaatcagtgacgttcttgctgtgtggcaacagtgctaaccactgggccgtcATGCCACTCATCTAGGAAagcaggaggagtaggggtggaaggggggattcttcaaaacgaagatggctgtgatatggaacttagggtatttatagtggctcaggaatggtctgattggtgaatcatgaattgaataatgcggggccggctgctagcaatcataagcatgtgattctctagaaattagtttataaacttaGGATTAATAATAACTAGGGTTGGAGGTTAATTAGGGGGACGGGTTTATTCAATAGACAATTTATACAGATTTAtgttaaaatgcaaattttaCTACACTCAAACGAAcggaaataagactttctccagaaacattattttaaggtacaattcttgctattaccAAACCATCacctaagacttttagctcagtaaacgtctaattagctgcttattaattgttagtaaggtagaagtggGGGGTGTTTTAGGTATTGGGGATGTGGAATAGGGATGAAAAATaaagtgctttcacactagcacttttggtccgcaccagGGTTCGCTTGACGTCATAGTACGGTATGTTTAGCTAGTGTTAACGTGTCCTCGGAACTCGGCTGCGCACCCGTGAACCGTACCTGAGACCGCCTGAAAGTGGTGGTCTGGGATACGGTTCATGCgaactctggtccggttcacttctgatatgaatgcaatcgtaccaaataacagaagtgaCCTGCCAACTGTAAAACAAACTCGTTTTCATAACGTTCGTTCGTGTGTGTGTCATCTATAGTATCTTGGTGACCAGcaggactgagccagggcaaacacagtgataCACAGTGacgtctgcttgtctcctccagcTTCTGGAGACATTGTGTGATGTTCTGAACGTGGACGCGAGttgctttctgtatgtccaaaaccaaaagattcagtaaaagcagaatgaccgcaATGTGCGGACGTCTTTCCATTTCAGTGCTTTGCTTTTGTGAcggtcacctagcaacagccgtaaacaaaacagcagctcgatgacgcaagcgtaGCAGGGTTCAGAAGGAAAGAGACAGTGTGAACAAAAACCAactgagaaggtggcaagggaggacaatcgaacttgggtacagtccaggcaattgaaccaagtgtgaaagcaccctaagatcatgcagaataagTACTGATAATCAGCCAATGTGTTCTTAATAGGGAGGTTATGAGCTACTAGGTTATTCATACTTAAGCTGAAGTGTTACTGATTTGCCTTCATATTTATTTTGGGTCAATGCATTGAAGTGATCTCATTCCTCTCCTTAATTTTCAGGCTAGGACACAAAGAGGACCCAGAAGTGCTCGGTTGGACATGGAGATGGTGGCCATTTGGAGGAGCGTGATGCTGCTGGATGTCCTGTTGGATCGCTGACTCCTCAGACTGCAGGACACCGGATGAATCCTCAACCCTCCTGAGCGTCCACTGCCATCCAGCACTGCGAGTCTGAGCTCCAGGATGACTGTGGTGGTTGCTGGAGACAACATGGACGAGACCTCTTCCACCCTGCAGGGCCACCCGCAGGACTCACAGTATTCGCCTGAGTGCTGCGAGAGAGTCGTCATCAACATCTCCGGGCTGCGATTCGAAACGCAGCTCAAGACGCTGGCCCAGTTCCCCAACACACTCCTGGGAAACCCCAAGAAAAGGATGCGCTACTTCGACCCTTTAAGGAACGAGTATTTCTTTGATAGAAATCGGCCGAGCTTCGACGCCATCCTCTACTACTTATCAATCAGGGGGAAGGTTAAGACGTCCTGTTAACGTACCCTTGGATATGTTCTCCGAGGAAATTAAGTTCTACGAGCTTGGAGAAGAAGCCATGGAAAAGTTTCGAGAGGATGAAGGCTTTATTCGTGAGGAAGAGCGCCCCCTGCCGGATAACGAGTTTCAGAGGCAGATCTGGCTGCTTTTTGAGCATCCCGAAAGCTCGGGACCTGCAAGAGGGATTGCCATAGTGTCCGTCATGGTTATTCTTatttctattgttattttttgtttggaGACGTTACCCGAGTTGAAGGAGGACCCGCAGGGACGTCTCCAGGTGATTGGGAACAGCACGTTCTACTACAAACCAAATATTCTCACCGACCCGTTCTTCGTTGTGGAGACGCTCTGCATAATCTGGTTTTCTTTCGAGTTGATCGTCCGCTTCTTCGCTTGCCCGAGCAAACCTGCCTTCTTCAAAAACATGATGAACACCATCGACGTGGTGTCCATCATCCCGTACTTCATAACGCTGGGAACGGAGATGGCGGAGGATCCCGAAGGCGGGAAGGAGGCGAAGGGCGGAGGCGAGCAGGCGACATCTCTGGCCATTCTCAGGGTTATCCGCTTGGTCAGGGTGTTTCGGATATTTAAGCTTTCCAGACACTCCAAGGGCCTTCAGATCTTGGGGCAGACTCTGAAAGCTAGCATGCGGGAGTTGGGACTGCTCATCTTTTTTCTGTTCATCGGAGTCATCTTGTTTTCCAGCGCCGTCTACTTCGCTGAAGCCGAAGAGAAGGATTCGTTTTTCACAAGCATCCCCGACGCCTTCTGGTGGGCGGTGGTTTCCATGACTACCGTGGGGTATGGAGACATGTACCCTGTGACTATCGGGGGCAAGATAGTAGGCTCTCTATGTGCCATAGCTGGAGTGCTAACCATTGCACTTCCAGTGCCTGTGATTGTGTCCAACTTCAACTATTTCTATCACAGAGAGACAGAAGGAGACGAGCAGGCGCAGCTCCTCACGGTGAGCAATCCCAACATCGCGTCCGACACTAACTCCAGTCGCCGCAGCTCGTCCGTCGTCNNNNNNNNNNNNNNNNNNNNNNNNNNNNNNNNNNNNNNNNNNNNNNNNNNNNNNNNNNNNNNNNNNNNNNNNNNNNNNNNNNNNNNNNNNNNNNNNNNNNAACgccaccgatatggatttttgaTGGTATGATAACGGTGATATCAAATATTCATTGTTTGATTTGTATTACTGAAAAAATATTAGTTAATTCACTTAATCACAGTGTAATCGTGTATTTCTGTAGAAAAGAACTTGGCAGCCCACTTCTGAGATAAACGTTTCCACCATCTCTTATCTTGCCATTAAGGATATTTGCTTAATGGTTTTGTGATGTATGATTATTAAAacgtttttaattattattattatttcaccagTAAGGTGTAACGTTACATATTGATAAGTCGCCTGGTATTTTTTTCAGTGAgcgaaaaaaaaacatggcagaCAACAGTGCTTAAATTAGACCATGTGGTTTAACGAACGTTTTTCCGTCCACTTTTGTCAGTGTCGCGATTAATTAACAGTATTTTGAGCATAATGATCTCGAGGTATGATTGAAAAgtcgatttttttcttttctttaaattgGGCTTGTACAGAGCATTTGTAAAGTATGCAAATTCTAGATTAATTGTGTGTTAAAGCATTGCTAGTTTTGCTATAGCTGAGACGAATAGGCTACAGATTTTCACAATGGACTCCAATAATTAGCTACACGG
This region of Danio aesculapii chromosome 4, fDanAes4.1, whole genome shotgun sequence genomic DNA includes:
- the kcna1b gene encoding LOW QUALITY PROTEIN: potassium voltage-gated channel subfamily A member 1 (The sequence of the model RefSeq protein was modified relative to this genomic sequence to represent the inferred CDS: deleted 1 base in 1 codon); protein product: MTVVVAGDNMDETSSTLQGHPQDSQYSPECCERVVINISGLRFETQLKTLAQFPNTLLGNPKKRMRYFDPLRNEYFFDRNRPSFDAILYYYQSGGRLRRPVNVPLDMFSEEIKFYELGEEAMEKFREDEGFIREEERPLPDNEFQRQIWLLFEHPESSGPARGIAIVSVMVILISIVIFCLETLPELKEDPQGRLQVIGNSTFYYKPNILTDPFFVVETLCIIWFSFELIVRFFACPSKPAFFKNMMNTIDVVSIIPYFITLGTEMAEDPEGGKEAKGGGEQATSLAILRVIRLVRVFRIFKLSRHSKGLQILGQTLKASMRELGLLIFFLFIGVILFSSAVYFAEAEEKDSFFTSIPDAFWWAVVSMTTVGYGDMYPVTIGGKIVGSLCAIAGVLTIALPVPVIVSNFNYFYHRETEGDEQAQLLTVSNPNIASDTNSSRRSSSVMIENKYLSLESVNNAIKNFAYTFSDKTNRPQQIPKAFATKGTIVDVEYRLRQGNLAYLKDTTYLKMTKELKHDILEKLAETMFSFKAYPTNDDYAQVAAALIQDEKLGTP